From Saccopteryx leptura isolate mSacLep1 chromosome 3, mSacLep1_pri_phased_curated, whole genome shotgun sequence, one genomic window encodes:
- the HSF1 gene encoding heat shock factor protein 1 isoform X1: protein MDLPVGPGAAGPSNVPAFLTKLWTLVSDPDTDALICWSPSGSSFHVFDQGQFAKEVLPKYFKHNNMASFVRQLNMYGFRKVVHIEQGGLVKPERDDTEFQHPCFLRGQEQLLENIKRKVTSVSTLKSEDIKIRQDSVTKLLTDVQLMKGKQESMDSKLLAMKHENEALWREVASLRQKHAQQQKVVNKLIQFLISLVQSNRILGVKRKIPLMLNDSGSTHSLPKYGRQYSLEPIHGSSPYSAPSPAYSSSSLYSPDAVSSSGPIISDITELAPSSPLASPSRTTDEGPLLNSPLLLVKEEPPSPPRSPQVEEASPRRPSSVVETPLSPTALIDSILRESEPAAPADVATALTDAEARPPSTPPASAPEKCLSVACLDNLARTPQRSGVARLFPCPSSSLHGRFQPGAELSEHLDTMDSSLDNLQTMLTSHGFSVDTSALLDLFSPSVTVPDMNLPDLDSSLANIQELLSPQETPRPLEAENSSPDSGKQLVHYTAQPLFLMDSGPVDVGSSDLPVLFELGEGSYFSEGDDYADDPTISLLTGSEPPKAKDPTIS from the exons ATGGATCTGCCCGTGGGCCCCGGCGCGGCGGGACCCAGCAACGTCCCGGCCTTCCTGACCAAGCTATGGACCCTCGTGAGCGACCCGGACACCGACGCACTTATCTGCTGGAGCCCG AGCGGGAGCAGCTTCCACGTGTTCGACCAGGGCCAGTTTGCCAAGGAGGTGCTGCCCAAGTACTTCAAGCACAACAACATGGCCAGCTTTGTGCGGCAGCTCAACATGT ATGGTTTCCGGAAGGTGGTCCACATTGAGCAGGGCGGCCTGGTCAAGCCAGAGAGGGATGACACCGAGTTCCAGCACCCATGCTTTCTGCGTGGTCAAGAGCAGCTCCTTGAGAACATCAAGAGGAAAGTGACCAGT GTGTCCACCCTGAAGAGCGAGGACATCAAGATTCGCCAGGATAGTGTCACCAAGCTGCTGACCGACGTGCAGCTGATgaaggggaagcaggagagcatgGACTCCAAGCTCCTGGCCATGAAGCA CGAGAATGAGGCCCTGTGGAGGGAggtggccagcctccggcagaaGCACGCCCAGCAGCAGAAAGTTGTCAACAAG CTCATCCAGTTCCTCATCTCGCTGGTGCAGTCGAACCGGATCCTGGGGGTGAAAAGAAAGAT CCCCCTGATGCTGAACGATAGTGGCTCGACACACTCCTTGCCCAAGTATGGCCGGCAGTACTCCCTGGAGCCCATCCACGGCTCCAGCCCCTACTCG GCTCCATCCCCGGCCTACAGCAGCTCCAGCCTCTACTCCCCGGACGCCGTGTCCAGCTCCGGACCCATCATCTCCGACATCACTGAGCTGGCTCCCAGCAGCCCCTTGGCCTCCCCAAGCCGGACCACAGATGAGGG GCCCCTGTTGAACAGCCCCCTGTTGCTAGTCAAGGAGGAGCCCCCCAGCCCTCCTCGGAGTCCCCAGGTGGAAGAAGCAAGTCCTAGGCGCCCGTCCTCAGTTGTGGAGACCCCCCTGTCCCCAACTGCCCTCATTGACTCTATTCTGCGGGAGAGCGAGCCTGCCGCCCCTGCCGATGTGGCCACTGCCCTCACAGATGCGGAGGCCCggccaccctccaccccacctgCCTCAGCCCCTGAAAAGTGCCTCAGTGTAGCCTGCTTGGACAA TTTGGCTCGCACTCCACAGAGGTCTGGAGTCGCCCGcctcttcccctgcccctcctcctctctgcatgGCCGGTTCCAGCCAGG GGCCGAGCTCAGTGAGCACTTGGACACCATGGACTCCAGCCTGGATAACCTACAGACCATGCTGACGAGCCACGGCTTCAGTGTGGACACCAGCGCCCTGCTGGAT ctgtTCAGCCCCTCGGTGACGGTGCCTGACATGAACCTGCCTGACCTGGACAGCAGCCTGGCCAAT ATCCAGGAGCTCCTGTCTCCCCAAGAGACCCCCCGGCCCCTGGAAGCAGAAAACAGTAGCCCTGACTCAG GAAAGCAGCTGGTGCACTACACGGCACAACCCCTGTTCCTGATGGACTCGGGCCCGGTGGACGTGGGGAGCAGCGACCTTCCTGTGCTCTTCGAGTTGGGGGAGGGCTCCTACTTCTCGGAAGGGGACGACTATGCAGATGACCCCACCATCTCCCTGCTGACGGGCTCTGAGCCCCCCAAAGCCAAGGACCCCACTATCTCATAA
- the HSF1 gene encoding heat shock factor protein 1 isoform X2: MDLPVGPGAAGPSNVPAFLTKLWTLVSDPDTDALICWSPSGSSFHVFDQGQFAKEVLPKYFKHNNMASFVRQLNMYGFRKVVHIEQGGLVKPERDDTEFQHPCFLRGQEQLLENIKRKVTSVSTLKSEDIKIRQDSVTKLLTDVQLMKGKQESMDSKLLAMKHENEALWREVASLRQKHAQQQKVVNKLIQFLISLVQSNRILGVKRKIPLMLNDSGSTHSLPKYGRQYSLEPIHGSSPYSAPSPAYSSSSLYSPDAVSSSGPIISDITELAPSSPLASPSRTTDEGPLLNSPLLLVKEEPPSPPRSPQVEEASPRRPSSVVETPLSPTALIDSILRESEPAAPADVATALTDAEARPPSTPPASAPEKCLSVACLDKAELSEHLDTMDSSLDNLQTMLTSHGFSVDTSALLDLFSPSVTVPDMNLPDLDSSLANIQELLSPQETPRPLEAENSSPDSGKQLVHYTAQPLFLMDSGPVDVGSSDLPVLFELGEGSYFSEGDDYADDPTISLLTGSEPPKAKDPTIS, from the exons ATGGATCTGCCCGTGGGCCCCGGCGCGGCGGGACCCAGCAACGTCCCGGCCTTCCTGACCAAGCTATGGACCCTCGTGAGCGACCCGGACACCGACGCACTTATCTGCTGGAGCCCG AGCGGGAGCAGCTTCCACGTGTTCGACCAGGGCCAGTTTGCCAAGGAGGTGCTGCCCAAGTACTTCAAGCACAACAACATGGCCAGCTTTGTGCGGCAGCTCAACATGT ATGGTTTCCGGAAGGTGGTCCACATTGAGCAGGGCGGCCTGGTCAAGCCAGAGAGGGATGACACCGAGTTCCAGCACCCATGCTTTCTGCGTGGTCAAGAGCAGCTCCTTGAGAACATCAAGAGGAAAGTGACCAGT GTGTCCACCCTGAAGAGCGAGGACATCAAGATTCGCCAGGATAGTGTCACCAAGCTGCTGACCGACGTGCAGCTGATgaaggggaagcaggagagcatgGACTCCAAGCTCCTGGCCATGAAGCA CGAGAATGAGGCCCTGTGGAGGGAggtggccagcctccggcagaaGCACGCCCAGCAGCAGAAAGTTGTCAACAAG CTCATCCAGTTCCTCATCTCGCTGGTGCAGTCGAACCGGATCCTGGGGGTGAAAAGAAAGAT CCCCCTGATGCTGAACGATAGTGGCTCGACACACTCCTTGCCCAAGTATGGCCGGCAGTACTCCCTGGAGCCCATCCACGGCTCCAGCCCCTACTCG GCTCCATCCCCGGCCTACAGCAGCTCCAGCCTCTACTCCCCGGACGCCGTGTCCAGCTCCGGACCCATCATCTCCGACATCACTGAGCTGGCTCCCAGCAGCCCCTTGGCCTCCCCAAGCCGGACCACAGATGAGGG GCCCCTGTTGAACAGCCCCCTGTTGCTAGTCAAGGAGGAGCCCCCCAGCCCTCCTCGGAGTCCCCAGGTGGAAGAAGCAAGTCCTAGGCGCCCGTCCTCAGTTGTGGAGACCCCCCTGTCCCCAACTGCCCTCATTGACTCTATTCTGCGGGAGAGCGAGCCTGCCGCCCCTGCCGATGTGGCCACTGCCCTCACAGATGCGGAGGCCCggccaccctccaccccacctgCCTCAGCCCCTGAAAAGTGCCTCAGTGTAGCCTGCTTGGACAA GGCCGAGCTCAGTGAGCACTTGGACACCATGGACTCCAGCCTGGATAACCTACAGACCATGCTGACGAGCCACGGCTTCAGTGTGGACACCAGCGCCCTGCTGGAT ctgtTCAGCCCCTCGGTGACGGTGCCTGACATGAACCTGCCTGACCTGGACAGCAGCCTGGCCAAT ATCCAGGAGCTCCTGTCTCCCCAAGAGACCCCCCGGCCCCTGGAAGCAGAAAACAGTAGCCCTGACTCAG GAAAGCAGCTGGTGCACTACACGGCACAACCCCTGTTCCTGATGGACTCGGGCCCGGTGGACGTGGGGAGCAGCGACCTTCCTGTGCTCTTCGAGTTGGGGGAGGGCTCCTACTTCTCGGAAGGGGACGACTATGCAGATGACCCCACCATCTCCCTGCTGACGGGCTCTGAGCCCCCCAAAGCCAAGGACCCCACTATCTCATAA